Proteins encoded within one genomic window of Bacillus sp. F19:
- a CDS encoding MoxR family ATPase gives MAQNETMHPKLGKVIENIERVMVGKRDVAVLSLVAILAEGHVLLEDVPGVGKTMMVRSLAKSVGADFKRIQFTPDLLPSDVTGVSIYNPKTLEFEYRPGPIMGNIVLADEINRTSPKTQSALLEGMEEANVTVDGVTKSLGRPFFVMATQNPIEYEGTYPLPEAQLDRFLFKIRMGYPTPGEELEILNLAEKERPIHHIQAVITKEELVELQKEIQSIYVDETVKRYIVELVTKTRKHPSVYLGASPRGSIALMKSAQAFAFLYGRDYVIPDDIQYLAPYTLPHRMILKSEAKYEGKSAEQLLSEIISRTSVPVQRSMSN, from the coding sequence ATGGCTCAAAATGAAACGATGCATCCTAAACTAGGTAAAGTGATTGAAAATATAGAACGTGTCATGGTCGGAAAACGCGATGTAGCAGTGCTCAGTCTGGTTGCCATATTGGCTGAAGGCCACGTTTTGCTTGAAGATGTCCCTGGTGTCGGGAAAACCATGATGGTCAGATCTCTTGCCAAATCGGTAGGAGCAGATTTTAAACGAATCCAATTCACTCCTGATTTATTGCCGTCTGATGTAACAGGAGTTTCTATTTATAATCCGAAAACACTGGAATTTGAATACCGTCCGGGTCCGATTATGGGAAATATCGTCCTTGCCGATGAAATTAACCGTACGTCGCCTAAAACCCAATCCGCGTTATTAGAAGGAATGGAAGAAGCGAATGTTACGGTTGATGGTGTAACGAAATCCCTTGGGCGTCCATTCTTTGTCATGGCAACACAGAACCCGATTGAATACGAAGGCACTTATCCGCTTCCTGAGGCCCAGCTTGACCGTTTCCTTTTCAAAATCAGAATGGGCTATCCAACTCCAGGGGAAGAGCTTGAAATTCTGAACCTCGCTGAAAAAGAAAGACCGATTCACCATATACAGGCTGTCATCACAAAAGAAGAATTAGTAGAACTTCAAAAAGAAATACAGTCAATCTATGTAGATGAGACAGTGAAACGATATATAGTCGAGCTTGTCACAAAGACGCGCAAACATCCTTCCGTTTACTTAGGTGCAAGTCCCCGCGGATCCATCGCACTTATGAAATCCGCACAAGCCTTTGCTTTCCTGTATGGCCGTGACTATGTCATACCGGATGATATCCAATATCTGGCCCCGTATACGCTTCCTCACCGGATGATCCTAAAATCAGAAGCGAAATATGAAGGGAAATCGGCTGAACAGCTGCTCTCTGAAATTATTTCAAGAACTTCTGTGCCGGTGCAAAGGTCGATGAGCAATTAA
- a CDS encoding DUF58 domain-containing protein, which translates to MSWFLFYSFLPISIYSLLIAIYPIRSFQVTRSINQEQFLVGEKLIGTITIKRNVPFPLFYLIVEDILPEKLSAQKLMSEPKKLLFPWFKKTITMQYELKRMPRGEHRFTEVRVRTGDLFGLIDKEMIFESENYFLVYPHSVDLTYRQHEKQFEQGSTNSKAKFWQDTTMAIGIREYQPGDRFSWIDWKATARRDRIMTKEFEQMQSHDVVLMMDRVKSDAFEEIVTFSASLTRAIIKSGAKMGFVSVGKEKTVFSLQETERHLQQIYYHLAKVDCDSGRSFADVMESELPVWQSKNVTPLLVTASLSLDLVRKLELIGSRNHSTFVFLIKREGERISSEEKVMIERLMKRRIMIKAVSAGRFEDAFKEVSTQ; encoded by the coding sequence GTGAGCTGGTTTTTATTTTACAGCTTTCTGCCGATCTCCATTTATTCGCTTTTGATTGCCATATATCCAATCAGAAGCTTTCAAGTCACACGATCCATCAATCAAGAGCAATTTTTAGTAGGGGAAAAGTTAATTGGGACAATCACGATCAAAAGGAACGTTCCTTTTCCATTGTTCTATTTAATAGTAGAAGACATTTTGCCGGAGAAACTGTCCGCGCAGAAATTAATGAGTGAACCGAAAAAGCTTTTGTTCCCATGGTTTAAGAAGACGATCACCATGCAATATGAATTGAAGCGAATGCCGAGGGGCGAGCACCGCTTTACTGAAGTCCGGGTCCGAACGGGAGATTTGTTTGGCCTTATCGATAAAGAGATGATATTTGAATCAGAAAATTACTTCCTCGTTTATCCCCACTCGGTAGACTTAACCTATCGGCAACATGAGAAGCAGTTTGAACAGGGATCAACAAATTCTAAAGCTAAATTCTGGCAGGATACCACAATGGCAATCGGGATAAGGGAGTATCAGCCTGGTGACCGTTTTTCGTGGATTGACTGGAAGGCAACAGCAAGAAGAGACCGCATCATGACGAAAGAGTTTGAACAAATGCAAAGTCATGATGTCGTGCTCATGATGGACCGGGTAAAGTCGGATGCTTTTGAAGAAATCGTTACATTTTCCGCCTCGCTTACTAGAGCGATTATTAAAAGCGGGGCCAAAATGGGGTTTGTTTCCGTTGGAAAGGAAAAAACAGTGTTCTCCCTGCAGGAAACAGAACGGCACCTGCAGCAGATTTACTATCACCTGGCAAAAGTGGATTGTGACAGCGGGCGTTCTTTTGCAGATGTAATGGAAAGCGAACTGCCGGTTTGGCAATCAAAAAATGTGACGCCGTTGCTCGTAACGGCGAGCCTGTCACTCGATTTAGTCAGAAAACTTGAACTCATTGGAAGTCGGAATCACTCAACGTTTGTGTTCCTCATTAAGAGAGAAGGAGAAAGGATCTCAAGTGAAGAAAAAGTGATGATAGAACGTCTGATGAAACGAAGGATTATGATAAAAGCAGTTAGTGCAGGCAGATTTGAAGATGCATTCAAAGAGGTGAGTACGCAGTGA
- a CDS encoding transglutaminaseTgpA domain-containing protein, whose protein sequence is MSENFEKQTSAYIYYGFTFLLLWEWLRPLQDFTETGNTVVFVLFIGLSFLFISIKARWYIGALVKIFYILFVQHLLFFEGSFFSPAWIGFLIGDISNNAALMMEGSWIEISSPFRTLLFFVLLWLLVYLINYWIIFQKRIMFFFIITIVYVTVLDTFTEYDASFAIVRIVVIGFVLIGLLYLERIKILERIKRERYMTIKWVLPLSALIGCAVLVGILSPKSEPQWPDPVPYLTAYGSSEEGPNGTVNKIGYGPNDEQLGGAFVADDTPVFTAVAEDRHYWRVETKDLYTGKGWDVSDSDAESVQMDPENITISSTEEGVETVPLTASVEIDNRYRYDHVIYPAGIKSITLPRDSSLDVNPLTELMTPRLAENRGNFSPGSYEAAYKFPDFKIDELRKVSSNNGVPEDIRARFTQLPEELPQRVRDLALELTSDNDNYYDKAKSIETYLGGSQFTYETTDVAVPRGEEDYVDQFLFETFKGYCDNFSTSMIVLLRAADIPARWVKGYSDGAFVQNLGGNQKEYKITNNNAHSWVEVYFSGIGWVPFEPTKSFSNPYDFTFNLDSQESAETETPEQSQPEKEPVPEENKTPQSSSSNSSSWPFSIQIGSTAFYLILIAAAIIVFILYKTRLRWMPYLILYTYKHRKDEKVYGDAYVALLKQLARYGLKRQEGQTLRDYARYVDSFFDVRDMTKLTASYEKSLYRGDNSKEEWIKSKELWENLIKKISS, encoded by the coding sequence GTGAGCGAAAACTTTGAAAAACAGACATCCGCCTACATCTACTATGGATTTACATTCCTGCTGCTGTGGGAATGGCTAAGGCCGCTGCAGGACTTCACGGAAACAGGGAATACTGTGGTGTTTGTCCTTTTTATTGGACTCAGCTTTTTGTTTATATCGATTAAGGCTCGCTGGTATATAGGGGCTCTAGTTAAAATCTTTTACATTTTATTTGTCCAGCATCTTTTGTTTTTTGAGGGTTCTTTTTTCAGTCCTGCATGGATTGGGTTTTTAATAGGAGATATTAGTAATAATGCAGCATTAATGATGGAAGGAAGCTGGATAGAGATTTCATCACCATTCCGCACACTCCTGTTCTTTGTCCTTTTATGGCTGCTTGTGTATTTGATTAATTACTGGATCATCTTTCAAAAACGCATCATGTTCTTTTTTATCATCACGATTGTCTATGTGACGGTGCTTGATACGTTTACGGAATATGATGCAAGCTTTGCCATTGTAAGAATTGTCGTCATTGGCTTTGTTTTAATCGGTCTGCTTTATCTGGAGAGGATTAAAATCCTTGAAAGAATTAAAAGAGAGCGCTATATGACGATAAAGTGGGTGCTGCCGCTTTCCGCTTTAATCGGCTGCGCCGTGCTGGTCGGCATTCTTTCTCCAAAATCCGAACCGCAATGGCCTGATCCTGTTCCTTATTTGACGGCATATGGGAGCTCGGAGGAAGGACCGAACGGCACGGTTAATAAAATTGGCTATGGTCCTAATGACGAACAGCTTGGCGGAGCTTTTGTCGCTGATGATACCCCTGTTTTTACTGCGGTTGCCGAAGACCGTCATTACTGGAGAGTGGAAACAAAGGATTTATACACGGGTAAAGGCTGGGATGTTTCAGATTCTGATGCAGAATCTGTTCAAATGGATCCTGAAAACATCACCATTTCATCGACGGAAGAAGGGGTAGAAACTGTCCCGCTTACAGCAAGTGTAGAGATTGATAATCGATACCGGTATGACCATGTCATATATCCTGCCGGAATTAAGTCCATCACTCTTCCGCGGGATTCATCTTTAGACGTGAATCCTCTTACGGAACTTATGACGCCGCGTCTGGCAGAGAACAGAGGGAACTTTTCTCCTGGATCGTATGAGGCAGCCTATAAGTTTCCGGACTTTAAAATTGATGAGCTCCGTAAGGTTTCATCAAATAATGGTGTACCGGAGGATATCCGGGCGCGTTTTACCCAGCTGCCTGAGGAGCTTCCTCAGCGGGTGCGGGATTTGGCACTGGAATTAACGTCTGATAACGATAATTACTATGATAAGGCGAAATCCATTGAAACCTACCTAGGAGGGTCGCAGTTTACGTATGAAACGACAGACGTTGCTGTGCCAAGAGGTGAAGAGGATTACGTGGATCAATTTCTTTTTGAAACCTTCAAGGGATACTGTGATAACTTTTCGACCTCGATGATTGTTTTGCTTCGGGCTGCAGATATTCCGGCACGATGGGTAAAAGGGTATTCAGACGGAGCGTTTGTCCAAAACCTTGGCGGGAATCAGAAAGAGTACAAAATTACGAACAATAATGCTCATTCATGGGTAGAGGTTTACTTCAGCGGGATAGGCTGGGTGCCGTTTGAACCGACCAAAAGCTTTTCAAATCCATATGATTTTACGTTTAACTTGGATTCTCAGGAAAGTGCAGAAACGGAAACACCGGAACAATCCCAGCCTGAGAAAGAGCCTGTCCCTGAGGAAAACAAAACTCCGCAGTCAAGCAGCTCAAACAGCAGTTCATGGCCATTTTCCATACAAATTGGAAGTACGGCCTTCTATCTTATCCTGATAGCGGCTGCGATAATTGTCTTTATTTTATATAAAACCAGGTTAAGGTGGATGCCATATTTGATCTTGTACACCTATAAGCACCGAAAAGACGAAAAAGTGTACGGTGATGCATATGTCGCACTGTTAAAGCAGCTTGCGCGTTATGGATTAAAGCGTCAGGAGGGACAGACACTGCGGGACTATGCAAGGTATGTTGATTCCTTTTTTGATGTACGCGATATGACCAAACTGACAGCAAGTTACGAAAAGTCTCTCTACCGAGGAGACAATTCGAAGGAAGAATGGATAAAATCAAAGGAATTGTGGGAAAATTTAATTAAAAAGATATCATCTTGA
- the guaA gene encoding glutamine-hydrolyzing GMP synthase translates to MINMQDEMVVVLDFGSQYNQLITRRIRELGVYSELHPHTLTAEEIKKMNPKGIILSGGPNSVYGEQAFRCDEKIFDLGIPVLGICYGMQLMTHSLGGKVEAANHREYGKATLNVQTETALFADLPKQQIVWMSHGDLVADIPSGFIVDATSPACPFAAISNEERRLYGVQFHPEVRHSEFGNDMLKNFVFGVCGCSEEWSMENFIEMELQKIREQVGEKQVLCALSGGVDSSVVAVLIHKAIGDQLTCIFVDHGLLRKDEAEGVMKTFSEGFNMNVIKVDAKERFMDKLRGVSDPEQKRKIIGNEFIYVFDDEATKLKGIEFLAQGTLYTDIIESGTATAQTIKSHHNVGGLPEDMQFKLIEPLNTLFKDEVRALGSELGIPDEIVWRQPFPGPGLGIRVLGAISEEKLEIVRESDAILREEIAKAGLERDIWQYFTVLPDIRSVGVMGDARTYDYTIGIRAVTSIDGMTSDWARIPWEVLELISTRIVNEVKHINRVVYDITSKPPATIEWE, encoded by the coding sequence GTGATAAACATGCAAGATGAAATGGTTGTAGTGTTGGATTTTGGAAGTCAATATAATCAATTAATCACCCGCAGGATTCGTGAGCTTGGTGTATACAGTGAGCTTCATCCGCATACACTTACGGCTGAAGAAATCAAGAAGATGAATCCTAAAGGAATCATTCTATCTGGAGGACCAAACAGTGTGTACGGCGAACAGGCTTTCCGCTGTGACGAAAAAATCTTCGACCTTGGCATCCCTGTCCTCGGCATCTGCTACGGCATGCAATTGATGACTCATTCCTTGGGCGGAAAAGTAGAAGCTGCCAACCATCGTGAATATGGAAAAGCGACTTTGAACGTTCAAACAGAAACAGCATTGTTTGCTGATCTGCCAAAACAGCAGATCGTGTGGATGAGTCACGGTGATTTAGTGGCTGATATTCCTAGCGGCTTTATTGTCGATGCAACAAGCCCTGCATGTCCTTTCGCAGCGATCAGCAATGAAGAGCGCCGTCTTTACGGGGTACAGTTCCATCCGGAAGTACGCCATTCTGAGTTCGGAAATGATATGCTGAAAAACTTTGTATTTGGAGTTTGCGGCTGTTCAGAAGAATGGTCAATGGAAAACTTCATTGAAATGGAACTTCAGAAAATCCGTGAGCAGGTCGGCGAAAAGCAAGTTCTTTGTGCATTAAGCGGAGGAGTTGATTCTTCTGTAGTAGCAGTCCTGATTCATAAAGCCATCGGAGATCAGCTGACATGTATCTTTGTTGATCACGGACTTCTTCGTAAAGACGAAGCAGAGGGCGTTATGAAAACATTCAGTGAGGGCTTCAACATGAATGTCATTAAAGTTGATGCAAAAGAGCGTTTCATGGATAAACTGCGCGGGGTCTCTGATCCTGAGCAAAAACGCAAAATCATCGGCAATGAATTCATTTACGTATTTGATGACGAGGCTACAAAACTTAAAGGCATCGAGTTCCTTGCTCAAGGAACTCTTTATACAGATATTATTGAGAGCGGCACGGCAACAGCTCAAACGATAAAATCACATCACAATGTAGGCGGACTTCCAGAGGACATGCAGTTTAAACTGATTGAGCCTTTGAATACCCTATTTAAGGATGAAGTGCGTGCATTGGGGTCTGAGCTCGGAATTCCTGATGAAATCGTTTGGCGCCAGCCTTTCCCTGGACCGGGACTTGGAATCCGTGTATTAGGTGCAATTTCTGAAGAAAAGCTTGAAATCGTTCGTGAATCAGATGCGATTTTACGTGAGGAAATTGCTAAAGCAGGACTTGAAAGAGATATCTGGCAATACTTTACAGTTCTTCCTGACATCCGCAGTGTAGGTGTTATGGGTGATGCAAGAACATATGATTATACAATTGGAATCCGTGCGGTTACTTCAATCGATGGGATGACGTCTGACTGGGCGCGCATTCCGTGGGAAGTGCTTGAGCTCATCTCTACCCGCATTGTGAATGAAGTAAAACATATCAATCGCGTTGTTTATGACATCACGAGCAAGCCGCCAGCAACCATTGAGTGGGAATAG
- a CDS encoding NCS2 family permease, which produces MKKYFQFEELGTNYRREIIGGLTTFLSMAYILFVNPLTLSLASVPDIPNELRMDQGAVFTATALAAAIGSLLMGLIARYPIALAPGMGLNAFFAYTVVLTMGIPWQTALSGVLVSGLIFIVLTTSGLREKIINSIPEELKHAVGAGIGLFITFVGFQNAGIITNNDAVLVGLGNLKDGNALLAIFGVFITVIFMVKRINGGIFYGMILTAIMGMIFQLIDVPTQVVGAVPSLEPTFGAAFQNLDQLFTLQMLVVILTFLFSDFFDTAGTLVAVANQAGLIKDNKLPRASKALFADSAATVIGSILGTSTTTSYIESSAGVAAGARTGFASVVTAVLFLLALFFSPLLSVITAPVTAPALIIVGILMVSSLGKIDWNRFEMAVPAFLTIIAMPLTYSIATGIAIGFIFYPVTMIVKGKAKEIHPIMYGLFVIFILYFVFLAG; this is translated from the coding sequence ATGAAGAAGTATTTTCAATTTGAGGAGCTGGGCACCAATTATCGCCGCGAGATTATTGGCGGGTTAACAACCTTCCTGTCTATGGCATATATCTTATTTGTCAATCCGCTGACATTATCCCTTGCGTCAGTGCCTGATATCCCAAATGAGCTTAGAATGGATCAGGGTGCTGTATTTACAGCTACAGCTCTTGCTGCTGCAATCGGGTCCCTGCTGATGGGGCTGATAGCCAGATATCCGATTGCACTCGCGCCGGGTATGGGATTAAATGCTTTCTTTGCTTACACTGTTGTTCTTACAATGGGTATTCCTTGGCAGACTGCCTTATCAGGGGTACTTGTTTCCGGATTGATCTTTATTGTTTTAACAACTTCAGGTCTTCGTGAAAAAATTATCAACTCCATTCCGGAAGAATTGAAACACGCAGTTGGAGCGGGTATCGGATTATTCATCACTTTTGTCGGTTTTCAAAATGCAGGCATAATCACAAATAATGATGCAGTGCTAGTGGGTCTTGGAAATCTGAAAGACGGAAATGCACTGCTTGCTATTTTTGGGGTTTTCATCACAGTCATCTTTATGGTAAAACGCATTAATGGCGGAATCTTCTATGGAATGATCCTTACAGCAATTATGGGCATGATCTTTCAATTAATTGATGTGCCGACCCAAGTAGTAGGAGCTGTTCCGAGTCTTGAGCCAACGTTTGGCGCAGCGTTCCAAAATCTTGATCAGCTGTTTACGCTTCAAATGCTTGTGGTCATTCTGACATTCCTGTTTTCGGACTTCTTTGACACGGCAGGCACTCTTGTAGCTGTTGCCAATCAGGCTGGCCTGATTAAAGACAATAAGCTGCCAAGAGCCAGCAAAGCATTATTTGCCGATTCAGCAGCGACAGTAATCGGTTCTATTTTAGGTACATCTACTACTACATCTTATATCGAATCTTCTGCGGGTGTAGCAGCAGGTGCGAGAACAGGATTTGCTTCTGTCGTAACAGCTGTTCTGTTCTTGCTTGCTCTGTTCTTCTCGCCGCTTCTGAGTGTCATCACGGCGCCAGTTACAGCTCCTGCATTAATTATAGTAGGTATTCTCATGGTTTCTTCTCTTGGAAAAATTGACTGGAACCGATTTGAGATGGCTGTTCCGGCTTTCTTGACAATAATCGCAATGCCATTAACCTACAGCATCGCAACTGGAATTGCCATCGGGTTCATCTTCTATCCGGTTACGATGATTGTAAAAGGAAAAGCAAAAGAGATTCATCCAATTATGTATGGATTGTTCGTCATCTTTATTCTCTACTTCGTCTTTTTGGCAGGATAA